The Plasmodium berghei ANKA genome assembly, chromosome: 12 region catatatatactaaaaTTTATGTACATTCATTATatcctttatttttttttgcagaTGGGTAATTTGGATGAATCAGATAAAAGACAAAGTGTTTTATGTAAAGTCTTATTTAactatatacaaaaaacaTGTGGAGTTTGtctcattttttgttttaatcCTACTCTAAGTCAAAAAagtgtataaaaaaaaaaataataatatagtaTTCGTTGTGCATatgtttaaatatattattatataattttattttttatttccccCCTTTTTTTGTAGCTTACCAGTTCTACTCTTACTATGGCAAAcgaatgtaaaaaaataaaaagcaAAAGGAAACAACTATTTTATGTTAATTCTGAAAGCCGAGAAgcatttttcaaaaatataaaaaccgAAGATAATACACATGCTCATtctacaaataataataataatagtaataaaaaaacgaacGCTACGAATGAAAATCAATTTCAAGATATGAAACTGAATAGTGTTCATTCCAATAACACAcaaaaaatggatatacATAATTCAGATAAAGACGATATTAATggtataaatgaaaaagtaAACATTCGAAACAATTCttcaatatttattttatataaaaatgatgataataataaaattataaatataacagataaaaaaagtgataatgaaaaacaTAATCTTTTAAGAAATCTTCTACATGAAATTgtagaagaaaaaatgatagaagacaaaaataataaaaatactattgaacaattaaaaaatgatatttctaaattaaaaaacgAATGTAATTTTTGgaaaaaagaaacatataattatcataataaattaaaaatgttaaataaaaactatttaaaaattaatgagttcctttttaaaacattGAATAACAATTCTATTAATAGTACCAATAGCAATGAcacaaaaatgaattataaCATTCGAAACAATAGCAACTCACCAAATAGCTATCATAACTATTCTCTTAAAAATTATCCCAATGAGGCACGCAAACACGAGAAAAGTCAAAGCCTCTCAATCAATTTGAACAGGAAATTTTGTGAagacaataaaaatatcctCATTAGTCCATGCACACATAAAAAAGAAGCACTTGATATTGAAAATAGctatctaaaaaaaaaaaattcaatttCATCTGACTCGTTcagaacaaaaaaaaatttagaaaacGAAGAAAATTCTTCGAAAAAAAGAGATGGATATTCCAAAATAAATTCAGAAAGACATAACTTAAAAAGTAAGCCTATAACAGaaatttatcaaataaatgaaCAAGGCTTAGAAAAAAACTCATTCTACAATAAGCATAGGTCTTTTAGCGAAgcatataattatgatgagaaaaaaattgcGAAATAATTCATCTGAACAAATAGgacatattaaaaaaaacattctGACAAGTtcataataatgaatataattcGTCTTTTAATGCACacaatttgaaaaaatcaaatttaAAGCATGAACAGGTCAGAAAAGTAATCCATAAAATGAGCGACGAAATGGATGAAAGCATAGcgaacaaaaataatatgtatgCTAATAATAGTTTGAAAGTAAGTTCGCGTGAACATTATAAAAGAGAGACGGATATTTTAaacttttataaaaaaatataaacgaTTTATCAGTTAGAAAAATTtcataatgaaataaaacaaatttaaatcaTAACCAATCACccaaaaattatataactattttatCACCACGTTTAAACAATGAACATacagaaaaatataacaaaaataattatgaacaaaataattcacCAGTTGCTGAGTTGccaatataaaatgttaacaatagtaaaaaaaaggaaaatattcATTCCGCAATTAATAGTAACAGAGTGGTAACTATTTCAAAAGGTGTTATCAATATTGAAAACGGAAACAGTGAAAGAAATCCAAAATAGCAATTTTAACAAACTTAATAACATAACAGTTGAGTCCTTGGCaacgaaaataaaaaacaggATATTGAAATCGAGAAGTCTATCCATAGTACAATCGAtagataaataaataaacgCACACATATAATTACTAAACACTAATATTAAGTGTagtaaacataaaaataaatgataaagcattaatattattataataaggAAATTCagctaaaaaaataataatacaaatattgTAGTAGTAGTAGTATTCCCTTTTGTTTctactatttttttctatttttttcaaatttttttcaatttttacGGAATTCTTAATacactatatatatgtgtgtttTCGTGTTAACCTTCAattcataataaatataattgtaattatttttgttatttatttcataatatttttacaataatTAACTTTGTGGGGATGTACAAAGACATTGtttaaatgtttttaaaattatatttttataaaaaagttttagagaatatacatatttgaACATTGAATATGATGAAACATATTTCCATGCTTTTCCTACGTTAATGTATAAACcatttgttatatataaaatcgTAATAGCTATTTTTggatatattataaataaaaaaatacaatatgttttttttatttaatttatataatgttaAAATCAGCCCATAATTTTCCATAATCGCtattaaacatataaacaaaaagtTATATTACAAAGCAAACTTCGAATTGCATGTTTtcataatacatatatatacaaatataaaatgtgttAGACATGTAGATCCCAAGTTGCAATAATATGTACGATATCtttattcttttaaaatataaaattaatattttagcatatatttattgtttgTTCGATTTATTCAATTGtgattaaatattattattattattattattattattattattattattattattatatatacaacaatatataatattcaaCATAACAATaattggaaaaatatatttttataggtttctgtaaatttataaaaacacagtaaaaataaataaaaaataaacgtATATGTTTCTCTATGTTTTcctttatttaatttattttattttttttaaataattttttttacgaTTTGTTtgcttttatttatattattttttaatgcccatttatttattagcTTAATTTATTGCGACGATttgatttaataaaaatttataattaatttttatttatactttCTCTAGttgcttttttttcgtttctttttaatttattttttccgtttattttattatatttaaaaaaatattttggagcaaatatcataatatatttaaaatagaatcaacaaatatatataaataaataattaaatatttactGATGTTTATTGAAGAAATGgcgtattttttttattattaatgatttaaaacataaaacattttttacttattttattacaataaaaaaataagatatCCTTTATATACGCATCCTACATAGTTAAAGGTATgcatttatgtatataagaTATCTAATATAgttgtataaaaaaaaaaaaaaatattatagaaGCATAGAAGAGTTAAAGTACAGCTATTTCCTAGAAAGTATTACATGAATGagttatataattaaaatataagataaaataataattttaatatttaacatatcctataaatgatatgcatgtttatatttaatttattacacctgaaaacaaaaaataagatTTATTATTCTGATTAATACTTTATCGCGAGTTtgtttattacatttttaattttaaaaacaagTGAAGTTACTtaaattggaaaaaaacattaacataaataactagctattttttataatagcTAGCAGAATAGTCATAAAAATTGAGGCATGTCAATAGTAGTGATCATAATAACACATTGAGACAGTATCCTATCTATATAactaaatattttatgttttatttttatatataatatttggaacattttgtttattatataaccCATTTTAAggtgtttaaaaaaaatacttaaTTTCCGTTGGTATATTcgtttattaatttatatttgcaaaaaaaaaaaaaatgtcaaATTGGAGAATTAGCGAATTGGGAAATTGGATATCAAATGGCATAAGCCAATTGGGTGCAAATGCTGtatcaaatataaattcaaTTATCCCTATGACCATAGAAGAACCTGCTACTTCATCAATTATTCCCAATACCcgtaataatatatttttaaatataagtGACTCAGATGATGATTCAGATGATAgcttattattaaatattgaTAAGGATGATCAtaataatcaaaaaaaaatattaaatatgaataataataattatgatgaTTCAGATGATGATGATTATTatggtaataataaaacgtTTTTGAacatgaataataataataatgatgattCAGATGATGATTCGGATTATggtaataattttgattatACATTAGGATATTATTTGACAAAAGAAGAAcgtgataaaaaaaaaaaaggttATACTCCAAATAACTTGGGCGATATTCCAGACGAATATGAAGGTATATTCACATCAAAGGCAGCACAGAGAAAAATTACCACCCCAtcaagtaaaaataaaaacgtGGGCCCAACCAAAACTGCAAGTGCAGATGCAAGAAACAGTTCAAATCCAGTCCCGAGCACAAgcaaaaatgaaaatcCAATCCCGAGCACAAgcaaaaatgaaaatcCAGTCCCGAGCACAAgcaaaaatgaaaatcCAGTCCCGAGCACAAGTAGGCAAAGCAATAGTACCTACACACAAATGGggggaaaaaaaacacaaaaaagtgataaaagtaaagatgaaaaaaaagatagtGAAGAGCCAAAACAAGAAAGTGGTGGGTTTTTTAGCAGTTGGGGATTAAATTCACTTTTTTCTTATGGAGATACATCAACATATTgcaatgaatataaaactGGTTATCGTTTAGATGATGAAGCCAAGCAAGTATTGAATGATAGTTTCacatatgaaaattatttaaaaaacagAAAAAGAGGAAATAATCCCATAGATTCACAAAATCCATtcaataaaagaaatagcCGTCTAAGAGATAATGACATGCGTATCTGTGTAGATACCacatattatgatatattagAAGTGAATCCAAATGCACCAATGAAaactataaaaatgaattattataagTTAGCATTACGTTATCATCCAGATAAAAATCctaatgatgaaaatgcaaaattaaaatttcaaaaaataaatgaagcATATCAAGTATTAAGTGATGAAGAAAAACGAGAAGAATATGATAGATGTGGATTAAATGCAGTTAATGGGATGTTTATGTTAGATCCATCTgtgttatttattttattatatagttCTGAAGAATTAAAAGATTATATAGGTACATTAAGAAttgcatattatattcaaatgatatataatagttCTGAGTCTATTGAAGATTTGCATTCCATTCGaagtataataaaaaaggaaatagaTTTAGAACAGAATCAAAGAGAAGTAAAATTGGCTTTACTTTTACgagataaattaaaattatatatggaaGATGAACAAGCTTGgactaaaaaaatggaaaccgaacttaaaaaaacaacgggctcatatttttcaagTTCTATATTAGGATCTATTGGatggatatataataatgttgCATCTTCATATATAGCAGAAGTAACAACCCTTTGGGGGGTTGGTGCAACCTTGTCGAATGTTAAAGCATCTACTAGATCTATACAAAATCACATAGGTTTAGCCAAATCTATAATCAGCACATTTGTAACAGTTCATCAAGTAGCTTCATATTATAATGAACTAAGTCCAGATGATAATGATGAAGAAAACCcttttaatgaaaatagaaAAACGACGAAAAAATTTAGTGAAAGTGATGATGATTGTGGAGAAGGAACAAGCACAGGTCgaactttaaaaaaagataaagaaGTTGATCCAAATGATTTTGAAGGGACTGGAGATGTAAATTTTGGTTTTAGCATATCTGATTATTTATGGAGAAGAAATGATACCAAATTAGATGATAaatctaaaaatatacaagaATCAGAAGATTCtgtaaaaaagaaaatggaAAGAGAAGTAttaatggaaaaatatcaaaCTAAGGCATTTGGctcaataataaaaaatgtactTTCACTTGTTTTATGGGATGTAGAATCGACTACTAAAGGAGTAGCACAAAAGTTAGTACGTGATGAAGGTGTAGATATTAATACTCGATTAAAAAGAGCATATGCCTTGAAACAACTAGGAGATATGATGCTAAATTTGTCAAAAACTGAAAAGGATTTGTTTGATGTCAAAAATTTAGATATTAGCCAACTTTTTGATGATCTTATTTTAAAGGCAGCCAAAAAAGCAGAAGAAGAAGAAGCAGCAGCAGAAGCAGCAGCAGAAGCTGAATCAACCAAAATTGAGAGGGATGAAAAATACAGTGGTCTAAGGCATAATCAAAACAAGTCATGAATTTGttaatttcaaaataaGCTTAGATATGCATACAAAACAAGGTGTACTTTCGCTTCGAATTAAATTCTATGacttttttctcttttaattaaaaagtgCAGCAtctgtaatatatataactccCTTTGACATTCAAATTCCAAGACAAATCAATTTAATTCAAATGCTTGAtgatttataaaaattttatttaaacataaaataaaatagtaacTTCCTATAATTTTAAGTGCCATACACTGTGTACGCATcctatttgtatatatttatccgtgttattttataactattagaaataatatatggtTGCTATGCAATCAatcctatatatatacatatatatatgcgtTTCATTTGACAATGCTAGCATTCCCCTATAATTTTTCGGATATTTCtgaacatatatatttttaaatgatttatattatttggtTTGATTTTTGTGTTTTTGGTGATATGGCTTTCTTTTcatgattatttttatttatgttatgTCGACATAGAAAATTTGCAAATACTACATTACATAATTTGATTCATtatattgtataaatatttataaatatgtaatattcatttcacattttcattatacaTTGTatattgcatattttttatcgttcgaatattaaaaaaaaaaaaaaattttgagtttttatttttatatctatacTATTATGTTTGTGAAGGCTTTGTGGGCTTTTTATTATccttaattttaattattatatgataatttCTAAACAAtctaaaattatttatttgcattttttaatttgatttAAGATTCGTGATTGTATGTAaaaagttattttttaaataataaattacaacaaaatgaaaaaatagaaaagtaaaaaaatatttttgtatgcataaagaataaaaatcgatatatagataaaattaaattgaGATTGACTACAAACTTATGAGATCTTTTAAATCAGATAAGAATTTATCTGTTTGAGGTTTTGGAagtttttcatatttatccATCTTTAAGCATGTCATAATACattgttttaaatttaataaattgtCACAAGTTtctaaataatttgaaatAGACATAAAATGAGCAAATTCCATTTGATGATTATTCATTAACTTTATATTTGGaacaattaaaatttttttattttttcgtaAGCATTCAAATGTTGTTCCTACCCCTGCATGACTTAAAATCAGATTAGctttatcataatatttattaatactatttttgtatcgaaaatattttactttttgtaataaaattgaatttttatttttgtaattgtATATTAACTTAGGTATATATTTAGAGTTTCCAATTTGTATAgttaattttgtaaaaccatttttttttaaaaatatgtgaaattcttttttatctatataCTCAATTAACTCATCAAATTTATAAGAACCAACTGTAACAAATAAGTACATTTTTATGGATACAAATATTAGCTATATGATTATATGTATGCTTTTTGTCTCTATTTTTTGTAagcaaataatatttcctatttttttctatacttaacaaatttgaaaaatatttataatctctataaacaattttgtTTCCTTTAATTTAACTAGTAGATATTAGTTTGATGAGTTTATACACACATACATACCTCCTTccttatattattattagctTACTACTATTTGTGAttgttaattatattttagcttttttttttttttatttcctatttataaaatagcTAGCTGGAATATTCATTTAGGGCATAAAAATAGCAACTATTAAATAtgtaagaaaaaaaaataagatataaaaaaataaaataataagaaagtaagaaaataagaaaaagaaCTTAGCATATTATCAAGGAATATACACATAAAtggagaaaaaaataatactcataaaaatatggaatatatcatatttcgcatattattattattgccGTTTtgtatcatttatttttgtgcCGCAAAATCgattattatataagtCATGTTCAAAAGGGTTATGTAAAATATGCTAATAATGTGTGtacgtttttttttttttttaatataaaaatataaagaaaaataatacatttagtatttctcattttatttatacatatattattttttttaatatttgttcaatgattatatgttatttgttttattccCCTAAACATACATcattttggaaaaaaaaaatggcaCCCTGAtcatattgttttatttcctttgtGTATATTACATAAATTATACCTAGAGCTTTTGATATAGCAATTAAACTATATAAAGCTCTCTTTTTTCAAGcgtatacatatataagcATGAAATCGTATTAACActtgtatatatatcctATACATTCCTAATTTTgaaatagaaatataaaaagcgATGAAGTTGCTTTGCACAATTCTTCATAAGAACGTTAattctctttttttcttttcccCAAGTGATTTATGATATGCATGTATATGTGGGAATCGTTTATGCATATTAAGTGTCTATATATTCATGCACAAAGGGGTaggtaatatatatgcgtCTGTTTGAATGTCAAACTGCTATGAAATCCTTCTCTTTTTCccccttttttttaaaaactgGACAATTTTCACTGAGGAACTTAGAAATatgttcatattatttgtaaaaatatctagaaaaaatataataaagcaATGGCGTATTAGTTAacattgtatatatatatgtgcatatacATACCGCTCTCCTGTTTTAGTTTCGTATTTTCACAATTCCGTTGTGTCTACCCTCacctatatttttatatatcaattaattttacacatgtttttatgtatacaaattttatgatatattttttattttttatgtcaAAAGCTAcgaaactaaaaaaaaaacaacaatgttattttttttttcaaacaataataatatttgatttatatcttaaacaaaaataatttacaaaCATTAAGAAAATTAGAAATTGAATATATGAGCttcaaattaaataatgaacCTAAAATTAAAAGCATGACCttgtatttaaaaacaaattacGACCTTGATCTTAAGAGAAAAGACAGAAatttgatttattatttgtttttttccaaaatatttatcGTATAATACCAGTGGCAAATCATTCATTTTAATTAGTGTGTGCATATTAGTACCGAATCGAGTTGTcagataaaataaatatatatatatatacagaAATCACATGATTTGAGGAAGCaaagaaaaataagaaataaaCTGATTTATGCGTCCATAAAATGAGTataggaaaaaaaacacaatataatataaaggTGGATATACATGAAGTTAAAGATTTGAGTTTTCGAGAAAGtacaaatgaaaaagagATAATACCTAACCCTTATATTGAAATAAGAGTTAACGATGAAACAAAATGTACAGccaaaaaaaatcaagCAGTAAATGttgtatataatacatcatttaatttttctatgGATTTAACTGACTATGATTTTCAAAGAACAAGTGTAGAAGTGTGTGtattacataaatatacaattcAGAGTGCACTAATTGGAAAATGTTCTTTCAGTttaaattatgtatattcaAAAGTACAACATTGGATATATAGAATATGGGTTAAGTTGCGAAATCCTGATCTGCCTTTAGATGATGTAGggtatttattaatatctGTTGGGGTATATGGCCCTGGTGATTCTATACCAATTATAAATGATAgcataaaaacaaatatgcATGAACATGAAATATGtgcaaataataaaggaATAGATATGCATATAACACATTATgatttatgtataaatatatttagagGTCAAGATATCGAATTTATAAACAATGCTAACAGTTTATtccaaaataatttagaaCCATATGTTAGGGTAATACATAACGGTTTTGAAGAAAAAACTAAAATTATACGAAATGATCCAAACCCTGTTTGGAATTTAAGTGTTCATTTACCAACATGTACACCTtgttatgataaaaatattattatagaATTAATTAATGGAGAAACAAATGGCGTCGTTATATTTAGTATTTTACTagatttttttgaaatactAAAAAGGGAAATAGTTCCACGATGGttcaatatttattataaccCTCAGAATTACATCTTTCCTAGAAGCAGTATTTATTCCCAGAATGTCAATCAAAATTCTACGAATCCTCATGCTTTTGGAAATAATCAAACTTCGAATAATAATCAGTCTGTTGCCGGTATTGGCAATACAATTAATAATGTGAGCACATTTGggaattatttattttcaggAACAACTGCAGAAAAACTTTTTAAGAATGCAGCACAaggaataaatattaatgatatattagGAATAACAAAagtacaaaatatatttactaatgatattttaaaagaattttatctttatgGGGGTCGTATATTTTTAGGAGtaaatattacaaaaacTCATGCCCCTGGGcctatatgtataaaatcAGCAAAAATAGAACATGACCCACCCAacaaagaatatatattttgtgcTGACatttatgaaatattagGAGTAGAAGGAAATAATAAGCAAGGAGAATATGAGACtaataatttgaataatataaatgatggAAATGTGTTAaatgagaaaaataattttaataacaaTGGGGATAGTATTATATGTGTATGTGGATTAGGACCtcacaaattaaaaacgCCACCACTACTTCCAAACGAAGTAGGATCTTATGTTTTAAATGAAAGTGCGGGAAGAATAAATGAGTttcgtatttttttaccacaaaataataatgaacaaatttatgatatatttctttatatatatgtaaagtCAAATATATCAGTTACAGACTGGATTACAAACAGacgaaatatttataatagcATTTTAAATACAGAATATGAAGATGgtgatataaataagattcagaaaataaataaaatgagtTCAATAAATCAAATATCTGATGATATGGTTAACAACAATTCtgaaattttaaataattataaactAAAAAGTTTTGTCAGAATaccatttaaatatttacttttgaatgaaaataaacCTAAATGGTTTTCTATGAAAAATGTTGAAACAGATGCACatgattataatatatctttttttgcAAATTTAATACCttgtaatttatataaaaaaagaccAAAAAGGTTAGAATATAAATTGTCacgatatttttttcgtgCTTTAATATATGAGGGTTTACATTTTCCAGCTAAAGGATATAATGCATTTCCTGACccatacataaaaatagaaatagCTGGACAAACTATAAAAACAAGTACTATTTTACATACATTAAAtccaaattattatgaagCATATGAAGTTGAAGTTATATTACCAACAAATTTAAATCTTGCTCCAGATATATCGATAGAAGCTTTTTCTGTTAATAAATCATTTCTTTATAATGATGATATTTTATTGGGTTCATGTACATATCCTATCATGAAAGTTCCAATGGAATGGAAAAGATCACCTATATggataaatttaaaatcttctcaatataaaaagtgtAAAGCAAAATTATTAGTTGCTTTTGAATTAGTACCTTATGAAAAAGTAGTTAATGATGATCAGTATCCATTTTATGATGATATAAGGCCATCAACTTTACCTGGTCatgtttctttatttttagttGGGATTCGTATGTTTAAACCTTTGAAAGATCCATCTGTCACTGTTTGTTTTGGTCGAGATATAGATGACACATCTCAATTTTTATGGTATGAAACTACTAATAAAGTTATATCAGGAAAAGAAGGGAATtggaattttttaaaatatttttctctaGATGTAGCATTACCCAAGCGTATGCAACATCATAGTTTTTTAGAAGTTCGAGTTGAGGATAGAGGATCTAATACTGGTTTTTCTGGTGGTACTTCTAATGGATATAATTCAATTAATGccataaataatgataatttagTAGGTACTGCGTATATAACCCTAAACCCGCTACTCCCATGGttatatgaatatgaaCAAAGAGAATGTATAGAATTGTTTAAACTGCATCTATTGGAAGAGGTTCTAATTGAGGATGCTGAAAAGGCGCGGAAAACATATAATAGTGCattgatatataaaaaaagttcaatattttctaaaaaaatgtcaaatgatatatttgaaatacAAGGAACAGATGAAGAAAGAGATGGGTatggtaataataatgtttttCATGCATTATCGTTAAATATGTTAGAGGAGAACCCATTTTTAGAATATGGTGATGAAGATGTAGAAGAACCAGATGAAGGTGAAAATGGgttaaaaaatgtgatgcacaaaataaaagatgatataaataaagagGATAGGGcagaaaacaaaaatagtGTAACCGAATtggagaaaaaaataaattcaaatGGTATTCTTAGTCCAATTGAAACAAATGGAATGAGAGCAGTGAATGAATTTGAGGAAATCccaaatgaaaataatcaaaaaaaagaaattaaaaaaaaaaaaaaaagtcgaaaaaatataaacaatgaATATCTTCCTTATAATGATCCAGATTTTGCAAATGTTCGAATTGAAGACCCATTAGAGCATGTTTGTTTTACACAAAAAACTGGTGGTATAGATAATGATATAGATGTAACTGGATATTCAAACAACAATAAATCCATctcaaatataaatgataatcaTGTGAATAAACAATATACATCAGCCAATACATTGGACAATGCCGAAAATTGTGGGAAAGGTATTTATGGATTTAGTGAAGATATGttaaattttcaattatCATTAGCATATGATGATGACCATGATGAATTGCAAAGAGAAGAAATGttatatgaatatgaaGTAGATATGgatataaatgatttaCCTTATTTAAGAGCAACGATATTTAGATGCACAGATTCTGGAATACCAGAAGCAGTTGGttatttgaaatatatatgtaatgtatatgatgaaaaaacaatgcataaaaaaaaagaaatggTTAAAGCATGTGATAACCTAGTAAgagaatataaattaacaaGAAATTTAGTAGTAAGagcatatattattcaagCAAGAGGTTTGAACCCGCCATCAGGGGCTACAGATATAACgacatatatatggataaaaaatagtgatGAAATAACAAACATTCCAGGTGGTTTATCACATAATATTAAAGATACAGGACATACAAAAAAGCAAGGATATAAACCTGAATTCAATAGATGTTATCAATTATTATGTTCATTTCCTGATGAATCTATTATACAAGTATGTGTAATGAATCAAGGATC contains the following coding sequences:
- a CDS encoding ferlin-like protein, whose protein sequence is MSIGKKTQYNIKVDIHEVKDLSFRESTNEKEIIPNPYIEIRVNDETKCTAKKNQAVNVVYNTSFNFSMDLTDYDFQRTSVEVCVLHKYTIQSALIGKCSFSLNYVYSKVQHWIYRIWVKLRNPDLPLDDVGYLLISVGVYGPGDSIPIINDSIKTNMHEHEICANNKGIDMHITHYDLCINIFRGQDIEFINNANSLFQNNLEPYVRVIHNGFEEKTKIIRNDPNPVWNLSVHLPTCTPCYDKNIIIELINGETNGVVIFSILLDFFEILKREIVPRWFNIYYNPQNYIFPRSSIYSQNVNQNSTNPHAFGNNQTSNNNQSVAGIGNTINNVSTFGNYLFSGTTAEKLFKNAAQGININDILGITKVQNIFTNDILKEFYLYGGRIFLGVNITKTHAPGPICIKSAKIEHDPPNKEYIFCADIYEILGVEGNNKQGEYETNNLNNINDGNVLNEKNNFNNNGDSIICVCGLGPHKLKTPPLLPNEVGSYVLNESAGRINEFRIFLPQNNNEQIYDIFLYIYVKSNISVTDWITNRRNIYNSILNTEYEDGDINKIQKINKMSSINQISDDMVNNNSEILNNYKLKSFVRIPFKYLLLNENKPKWFSMKNVETDAHDYNISFFANLIPCNLYKKRPKRLEYKLSRYFFRALIYEGLHFPAKGYNAFPDPYIKIEIAGQTIKTSTILHTLNPNYYEAYEVEVILPTNLNLAPDISIEAFSVNKSFLYNDDILLGSCTYPIMKVPMEWKRSPIWINLKSSQYKKCKAKLLVAFELVPYEKVVNDDQYPFYDDIRPSTLPGHVSLFLVGIRMFKPLKDPSVTVCFGRDIDDTSQFLWYETTNKVISGKEGNWNFLKYFSLDVALPKRMQHHSFLEVRVEDRGSNTGFSGGTSNGYNSINAINNDNLVGTAYITLNPLLPWLYEYEQRECIELFKLHLLEEVLIEDAEKARKTYNSALIYKKSSIFSKKMSNDIFEIQGTDEERDGYGNNNVFHALSLNMLEENPFLEYGDEDVEEPDEGENGLKNVMHKIKDDINKEDRAENKNSVTELEKKINSNGILSPIETNGMRAVNEFEEIPNENNQKKEIKKKKKSRKNINNEYLPYNDPDFANVRIEDPLEHVCFTQKTGGIDNDIDVTGYSNNNKSISNINDNHVNKQYTSANTLDNAENCGKGIYGFSEDMLNFQLSLAYDDDHDELQREEMLYEYEVDMDINDLPYLRATIFRCTDSGIPEAVGYLKYICNVYDEKTMHKKKEMVKACDNLVREYKLTRNLVVRAYIIQARGLNPPSGATDITTYIWIKNSDEITNIPGGLSHNIKDTGHTKKQGYKPEFNRCYQLLCSFPDESIIQVCVMNQGSISDEVIGYTYIDMEDRYFNKKIKQLMLDDIMPIELRSLKLENSTISHGSLRCWFEIFTEEFAQLNPVKILCSNEPDDYQLRLVVWKVLNVAMDNNSTVSLFVRCIYADDDSEDIRDTDIHYNSKNGKGIFNWRFVYNVKIPTNSTTIKVQIHNYALLSSNEPIGESSLDLSAHFYRARKKKGFYHIPRFSISCKHPAHKNKIRGNIEVEACILPKNEADIDPVGNGRDEPNKDPFLPPITENRTYVDWVTINEKLGDATASIMQGLKWTGVWVMVAFIVIGILFIMFLLK